From the genome of Longimicrobium sp.:
CTTCCCTTCGTCCAGCGCGCCGTTCTCCACCTCCACGGTGACGGCGGCGCCGAGCGGGAACGGCAGCGGATGCAGCTCCGAGACGTCGCGGGCGGGAAGCTCCTCGCCGCCCGCGAGATGGAGGGTGAGGCGATCGGGCCCGATCTCGCGGCCGTCGATCCGCAGCGTGGCGACCAGCGTCAGCTCCACGTCGCGCAGGCGGTTCTTGAGCGCGAGCTCGAAGCCGTCGCCGGTGTTGCGCAGGCTGCCGAAGGTGTACAGCTGCCGCAGCAGCATCGCCGGCACGAACACCCGCGGCGCCAATGCCTCTCCGCCCTTCGCGGGCGCATCCAGGACGCTCATCTCCACCTGCCCGACTGGCGTAGGTCGCCGCCGGACCCGCTCCGGAGGCATGGAGCCAACTTCGGCCCGCCGCCGCGGCGCCGCATCGGGGGAATCTCCCCGCCGCTGTGGGTGGATGGTCGACGGCGGGCGGGGGCGGCTTCCCACGCGGGTTGCGCGGGGGATGCGGAGGGTCGACCTTCTCCCATCATCCCCCCTGACGGCGAGCGAGACGATGGCGGTACGCGCACCCGACTTCCGGCCCGAGCTTGAGTGGATCAACTCCGGCGGGCGGAAGCTGACCCTGGCCGACTTCCGCGGGCGCATCCTGGTGCTGGACTTCTGGACCTACGGGTGCATCAACTGCCTGCACATGATCCCCGAGCTGGCCGAGCTGGAGCGGCGCTTCCCGGACGACGTCGTGGTCGCCGGGGTGCACTCGGGGAAGTTCATTAACGAGCGGGTGACGGCGAACATCGCGCGGGCGTGCGAGCGGCTGGGGGTGCATCACCCCGTGCTGAACGACCGGCAGTTCCGCACCTGGCGTGAGTACGCGGTGAACGCCTGGCCCACGCTGGCCGTGGTCTCGCCCGACGGCTACGTGCTGGGGATGCAGGCCGGCGAAGTGACCGCCGAGCAGCTGGCGCCGGTCATCTCGCAGTTCATCGACGCGTCGAAGGCGGCGGGGAAGATGGGCGGCGCGGGCGTTCCCTTCGTGCCGCAGACGCAGCCGCCGGAGCCGGGCGTCCTCCGCTTCCCAGCCAAGGTCCACGCGGGGGACGACGGACGGCTGTTCGTCGCGGACACCGGCCACCACTGGGTGCTGGAGATCGAGCTGGCGGGAGATGGCGCGGCCGGCCGCGTCGTCCGCGCGTTCGGCTCCGGCCGGGCGGGGTGGATGGATGGGGATGCGCACGCCGCCGCCTTCCGCGCGCCGCACGGGCTGGCGCTGGCGGAGGGCGTCCTCTTCGTCGCGGACACCAACAACCACCTGGTGCGGGCGATCGACCTGGCCAGCGGGCGGGTAGCGACGGTGGCGGGCGTGGGCGACCAGGCGCGGCGGCGCTACCCCGGCGGCCCGGCGCTGGAGACGCCGCTGAACTCGCCGTGGGACGTGCTGTGGAAGGACGGCCGCCTGTACGTGGCGATGGCCGGGCCGCACCAGCTCTGGCGCATCGACCCGGCGGCGGGGAGCGCGGAGGTGTTCGCCGGCTCGGGGGCGGAGGAGGTGTTCGACGCCGAGCTGCCGATGGCCGCGCTCGCGCAGCCCAGCGCGCTGGCGACGGACGGCGGGCGCATCTACTTCGCCGACGCGGAGTCGTCGGCCATCCGCTACGCCGTGCCCGCGGCCGACGTGCGCACCGTCGTGGGCACCGGGTTGTTCGACTTCGGCGACAGGGATGGGGCGGGCGACGACGTGCGGCTGCAGCACGCGCAGGGAATCGCGTGGTGGGCGCGCGAGCGGAAGGTGCTGGTGGCCGACACCTACAACCACCGCGTGAAGACGGTGGATCCCTACACCCGCGAGGCCCGCGCGCTCGCCGGCGCGGGCGAGCCGGGGCTGGCCGACGGCGCCGCGGACGAGGCGCGCTTCTGGGAGCCGGGCGGCATCGCCGTCACGCCCGACGGCGCGCGGGCGTACGTGGCGGACACCAACAACCACGCCCTGCGCGTCATCGACCTCGCCACGCGCGAGGTGCGCACGGTGGAGCTGTTCGCGGAAGCGTGATGCGAATCATCGCTGGCGAGATCTCGCCCGGGCGTCTACTGCCAGTCCGCGCCAACCTCGTTTCCATCAAAGATGAAGCCCCTCGCCCGGTTGCCGGGCGAGGGGCTTCGCTCATCGTTCGGTCGCGCGTCAGTACTGCAGGACGGAGTACACGTCCCAGCCTTCCAGCAGGCGGCGGCCGTCGAGGAAGCCGAGCTCGATCAGGAAGGCGATGGCCGCCACCTCGCCGCCGAGCGCCTGGACGAGGCGGGCGCTGGCGGACGCGGTGCCGCCGGTGGCCAGCAGGTCGTCGACGATCAGCACGCGCTGGCCGGCCTCGACGGCGTCGACGTGCACCTCGAGCGCGGCGGTGCCGTACTCGAGCGCGTATTCCAGGTGGATCTTTTCCGCCGGGAGCTTGCCCAGCTTGCGGATGGGGACGAAGCCGACGCCCAGCTCCAGCGCCAGCGGCGCGCCGAAGATGAACCCGCGCGACTCGATCCCCGCCACCACGTCGATCCGCTCGCCGCGATAGCGCTCCGCGAAGTGCGTCACCACTTCGCGCAGGGCGCCGGGCTCGCGCAAGAGCGGCGTCACGTCGCGGAAGAGGATCCCCTCCATCGGAAAGTCGGGAACGTCGCGGATCAGCGACTTGAGGTGCTCCACGTGCGGAGGTCTCCGTTGGGTTCGGATGGGTGAGACGCGAGGAAGCCTGTGTTGCGTCCGGCAGGATTGGGCGCGGGCGCCGGCGATAGATCCTTCGGCCTGCAGGCGGCGGAGCAGACGCCGGTTACAGTCTGGCCGGCCTCAGGATGACGTCATCCCGGGTCAGCCGATCACTCAGCACTCGGCACTATCTCCCGAGCACGCCGCTGTACTTCTCCCACTCGTCCAGCACCATACCGGCGCCGCGGACGACGCAGGAGAGGGGCTCGGAGTCGACGTGGATCTCCAGGCCGGTCTCCTCGGCCAGGAGCCGGTCGAGGCCCTTGAGCAGCGCGCCGCCGCCGGTCATCACGATCCCCTCGTCGACGATGTCGGCGGAGAGCTCGGGCGGGGTGATCTCCAGCGCGCGGCGCACGGCGGAGACGATGGCGTGCACCGGCTCCTGGATGGCCTCGCGGATCTCCTCGCTGTACAGGCGCACCGTCTTGGGGATGCCGCTCACCAGGTCGCGCCCGTTCACGTCCATCTCGCGCTCCTGGCCCGTGGCCTTGGCCGAGCCGATCTGGATCTTCACCCCCTCGGCCGTGGCCTCGCCGATGAGCAGGTTGTAGCTCTTGCGCACGAAGGCCATGATCGCCTCGTCGAACTCCCATCCCCCCACGCGGATGGAGGCGTCGGCCACGATCCCGCTGAGCGCGATCACCCCGATCTCCGTGGTCCCCCCGCCGATGTTCACCACCATGCTGCCGCGGGGGGAGACGACGGGAAGGCCGACCCCGATCGCCGCCGCCATCGGCTCGGAGATCAGGTACACCTCCTTCGCCCCTGCCGCGAGTACGGCGGAGCGGACGGCGCGCCGTTCCATCTCGGTGATCCCCGAGGGAACGCCGATGACCACGCGCGGCTTGATGCGGAAGAGGCGCTTGGGGAGGACGCGGCCCAGGTAGTGGCGCAGCATCAGCTCGGCCATGTCCACGTCGGCGATCACCCCGTCGCGCATGGGCTTGACGGCGATGATCCCCTCGGGGGTGCGGCCGAGCATGCGCTTGGCCTCGAGGCCGATGGCGCGCACCCGGCCGCCGCGGCGCTCCACGGCCACCACCGAGGGCTCGTTGAGGACGATCCCCTCGCCCTTGACCTGGATGAGCGTGTTGGCGGTGCCGAGGTCTACCGCGATGTCGGGCACGTAGTTGCGCGGGCGTTCTGGTACGGGATTGACGGGTCGGCGCGGAATCTAACGCGGCCCCCGCACGCGGCGCCATCGCGATTGACCCCGCGGCGGCGCGCCTGTAGGCTAGGGAAGGGGACTGCGACACCATCACGGAGCAGGCGATGTTCTTCTACCGGGAGACGAACGGGATCCGCGTGACCGCGCAGCCGTTCTACCTGTCCGAGCACTCCGAGCCGGGCGACGACCGCTACGTGTTCGCCTACCGGATGCGCATCGAGAACGTGGGCGACCAGGCGGCGCAGCTGGTGTGGCGCCACTGGTACATCCACGACGGCGCCGCGGGCGACAGCGAGGTGGAGGGCGAGGGCGTGGTGGGCGAGCAGCCGCTGATCGGCCCCGGCGACGTGCACGAGTACCAGAGCTTCTGCGTGCTGGAGGGCCCGGAGGGAAGCATGGAGGGGTTCTACGAGTTCCGCCGCCCAGACGGCCACGTCTTCCGCGCCGACATCCCCCGCTT
Proteins encoded in this window:
- a CDS encoding adenine phosphoribosyltransferase, with amino-acid sequence MEHLKSLIRDVPDFPMEGILFRDVTPLLREPGALREVVTHFAERYRGERIDVVAGIESRGFIFGAPLALELGVGFVPIRKLGKLPAEKIHLEYALEYGTAALEVHVDAVEAGQRVLIVDDLLATGGTASASARLVQALGGEVAAIAFLIELGFLDGRRLLEGWDVYSVLQY
- the apaG gene encoding Co2+/Mg2+ efflux protein ApaG, with the translated sequence MFFYRETNGIRVTAQPFYLSEHSEPGDDRYVFAYRMRIENVGDQAAQLVWRHWYIHDGAAGDSEVEGEGVVGEQPLIGPGDVHEYQSFCVLEGPEGSMEGFYEFRRPDGHVFRADIPRFLLRTFSA
- a CDS encoding rod shape-determining protein, which codes for MPDIAVDLGTANTLIQVKGEGIVLNEPSVVAVERRGGRVRAIGLEAKRMLGRTPEGIIAVKPMRDGVIADVDMAELMLRHYLGRVLPKRLFRIKPRVVIGVPSGITEMERRAVRSAVLAAGAKEVYLISEPMAAAIGVGLPVVSPRGSMVVNIGGGTTEIGVIALSGIVADASIRVGGWEFDEAIMAFVRKSYNLLIGEATAEGVKIQIGSAKATGQEREMDVNGRDLVSGIPKTVRLYSEEIREAIQEPVHAIVSAVRRALEITPPELSADIVDEGIVMTGGGALLKGLDRLLAEETGLEIHVDSEPLSCVVRGAGMVLDEWEKYSGVLGR
- a CDS encoding thioredoxin-like domain-containing protein; protein product: MAVRAPDFRPELEWINSGGRKLTLADFRGRILVLDFWTYGCINCLHMIPELAELERRFPDDVVVAGVHSGKFINERVTANIARACERLGVHHPVLNDRQFRTWREYAVNAWPTLAVVSPDGYVLGMQAGEVTAEQLAPVISQFIDASKAAGKMGGAGVPFVPQTQPPEPGVLRFPAKVHAGDDGRLFVADTGHHWVLEIELAGDGAAGRVVRAFGSGRAGWMDGDAHAAAFRAPHGLALAEGVLFVADTNNHLVRAIDLASGRVATVAGVGDQARRRYPGGPALETPLNSPWDVLWKDGRLYVAMAGPHQLWRIDPAAGSAEVFAGSGAEEVFDAELPMAALAQPSALATDGGRIYFADAESSAIRYAVPAADVRTVVGTGLFDFGDRDGAGDDVRLQHAQGIAWWARERKVLVADTYNHRVKTVDPYTREARALAGAGEPGLADGAADEARFWEPGGIAVTPDGARAYVADTNNHALRVIDLATREVRTVELFAEA